One Algibacter sp. L3A6 genomic region harbors:
- a CDS encoding polysaccharide biosynthesis protein gives MIKNYFASYSQKYASKWLVLAIDLTIVMITFCMAYFIRFNFSLDFNVEQFTLQLPFVFTVALISFLIIGSFKSVIRHTGFTDVVNLFKAVALIAVITCAFVLVNNKFQFVSNFTIPRTIIAFHAIISFLFLSASRLIFKMGFKHVQCKLLSTKRILIYGAGDQGIITYNALLNNTASSYIVVGFIDDNVKKKGKNIDGVPIMAFNRITSEFAAANNIDEIVVASVGIGPARLIALVDNLSDVDVKITKVPPIENWINGELSSTQIKQVQIEDLLGRAPIEINNPNLENEFTGETVLVTGAAGSIGSELVRQLAEFNVKHLILVDQAESPLYDVEQDLKRAGKRSYTAIVADIRDGLRIDSIFQEYKPTMVFHAAAYKHVPLMEKTPYEAIKINVNGTKLLADTASRYSVKKFVFVSTDKAVNPTSVMGATKRMAEMYISCLQKESKTKFITTRFGNVLGSNGSVIPLFKKQIDQGGPLTVTDSEITRYFMTIPEASQLVLEAGTMGKGGEIFIFDMGESVKIFDLAKNMIKLSGLRYPEDIDIKITGLRPGEKLYEELLANGENTLSTYHKKILISKTRELDYEKIKTSIEELCITNRFQNNNIVLKMKRLIPEYKSNNSDYERFDKRVQTYKKNKGLGTSTTDKNYANS, from the coding sequence ATGATTAAAAATTACTTCGCCTCATACTCTCAGAAATATGCCTCAAAATGGCTTGTTTTGGCTATCGATTTAACGATAGTGATGATAACCTTTTGTATGGCCTACTTTATAAGGTTTAATTTTTCATTAGATTTTAATGTAGAGCAATTTACTCTGCAATTACCTTTTGTTTTTACAGTGGCATTAATTAGTTTTTTAATTATAGGCTCATTTAAAAGTGTGATACGCCATACAGGTTTTACTGATGTGGTTAACTTATTTAAGGCAGTAGCATTAATTGCTGTTATAACTTGTGCTTTTGTTCTAGTTAATAATAAATTTCAGTTTGTTTCTAATTTCACCATACCTAGAACGATAATAGCTTTTCATGCTATTATTAGTTTTTTGTTTTTAAGTGCTAGTCGATTAATATTTAAAATGGGTTTCAAGCATGTGCAATGTAAATTATTATCAACAAAACGTATTTTAATTTATGGAGCAGGAGATCAAGGAATTATTACTTATAATGCGTTATTAAATAATACAGCTTCTAGCTATATTGTAGTCGGTTTTATTGATGATAACGTTAAGAAAAAAGGAAAGAATATTGACGGTGTGCCAATTATGGCTTTTAATCGTATTACATCTGAGTTTGCCGCGGCAAATAATATTGATGAAATTGTTGTGGCTTCTGTAGGCATAGGACCAGCGAGATTAATTGCTTTAGTAGATAATTTATCTGATGTTGATGTTAAAATAACAAAAGTACCACCTATTGAGAATTGGATAAACGGTGAATTGAGTTCAACTCAAATTAAACAAGTACAAATTGAAGATTTATTAGGTCGTGCACCAATTGAAATAAACAACCCGAATTTAGAGAATGAGTTTACTGGTGAAACTGTTTTAGTTACTGGTGCTGCTGGCTCTATTGGTAGTGAGTTGGTTAGACAGTTGGCTGAGTTTAATGTGAAACATTTGATTTTGGTTGATCAAGCTGAATCACCTTTATATGATGTTGAGCAAGATTTAAAACGTGCAGGAAAAAGAAGTTATACAGCCATTGTAGCAGATATTCGTGATGGATTAAGAATTGACAGTATTTTTCAGGAATACAAGCCAACTATGGTTTTTCATGCTGCAGCTTATAAGCACGTACCATTAATGGAGAAAACACCTTATGAGGCTATAAAAATTAATGTGAATGGCACAAAATTATTAGCCGACACGGCTTCTAGATATAGTGTTAAGAAATTTGTTTTTGTATCTACGGATAAAGCGGTAAACCCAACAAGTGTAATGGGCGCTACCAAGCGTATGGCAGAAATGTATATTTCTTGTCTTCAAAAAGAGAGCAAAACGAAGTTTATTACAACTAGGTTTGGAAATGTATTAGGCTCTAATGGATCTGTTATTCCGTTATTTAAAAAACAAATTGACCAAGGAGGACCTTTAACGGTAACTGATAGTGAAATCACAAGATATTTTATGACTATTCCTGAAGCTTCTCAACTCGTTTTAGAAGCTGGAACTATGGGTAAAGGTGGAGAAATTTTCATATTTGATATGGGAGAATCTGTTAAAATATTTGATTTAGCTAAGAACATGATTAAATTATCTGGTTTAAGATACCCAGAGGATATTGATATCAAAATCACAGGTTTAAGACCAGGTGAGAAGTTATATGAAGAATTATTGGCTAATGGTGAAAACACCTTATCTACGTATCACAAGAAAATTTTAATTAGTAAGACTCGTGAGTTAGATTACGAAAAAATTAAAACGTCTATAGAAGAACTGTGTATTACGAATCGTTTCCAAAATAACAACATCGTTCTTAAAATGAAACGTTTAATTCCTGAGTATAAATCTAATAATTCAGATTACGAAAGGTTTGATAAACGCGTTCAAACATACAAGAAAAACAAAGGTTTAGGGACTTCTACAACCGATAAAAACTATGCTAATAGTTAA
- a CDS encoding SDR family oxidoreductase: MTAGLIKTLKGKHILVTGGAGFIGSNLIEVLLDHNIKVTCLDNFSTGKRKNLAPFISNTNFNLVEGDIRKLDDCHKACNTVDLVLHEAALGSVPRSINDPITTNDVNISGFLNMLVAARDAGVSRFVYAASSSTYGDHEALPKVEETIGKPLSPYAITKYVNELYADIFHTTYNLDVVGLRYFNVFGKRQDPNGAYAAVIPKFVQQFVSHESPIINGDGSYSRDFTYIDNVVQMNLRALTTTNKDALNTVYNVAYGERTTLKELTTLLKTYLSEFDDNIKNVEIKHRDNRAGDIPHSLASINKAKTLLGYAPEFDINAGLKEAVSWYWENL, translated from the coding sequence ATGACTGCTGGCTTAATAAAAACTTTAAAAGGAAAACACATTTTAGTTACAGGTGGAGCTGGCTTTATTGGTTCCAATTTAATTGAAGTTTTATTAGACCATAATATAAAGGTGACCTGTTTAGATAATTTTTCTACCGGAAAAAGAAAAAACTTAGCCCCTTTTATATCAAACACAAACTTTAATCTTGTTGAAGGTGATATTAGAAAACTAGACGATTGCCATAAAGCCTGTAATACTGTCGATTTAGTATTGCATGAAGCTGCTTTAGGTTCTGTACCACGCTCTATCAATGATCCTATCACTACAAACGACGTTAATATTTCTGGGTTCTTAAACATGTTAGTCGCTGCTAGAGACGCAGGGGTTTCTCGTTTTGTGTATGCCGCAAGCTCATCTACTTATGGTGATCATGAAGCTTTACCTAAAGTTGAAGAGACTATTGGTAAACCTTTATCGCCTTACGCGATTACAAAATATGTTAACGAGTTGTATGCCGATATTTTCCATACCACTTATAATTTAGATGTTGTTGGACTGCGTTATTTCAATGTTTTTGGAAAAAGACAAGATCCTAATGGTGCTTATGCCGCAGTAATCCCAAAATTTGTTCAACAATTCGTAAGTCACGAGTCACCTATTATAAATGGAGACGGAAGTTATTCAAGAGATTTTACATATATTGATAACGTAGTTCAAATGAATTTACGTGCGCTTACCACAACAAATAAAGACGCCTTAAACACGGTGTACAATGTGGCTTATGGCGAACGTACAACATTAAAAGAATTGACTACGCTTTTAAAAACATATTTATCAGAATTTGATGATAATATAAAAAACGTAGAAATTAAACATAGAGACAACAGAGCTGGAGACATTCCTCATTCTCTAGCCTCAATCAATAAAGCAAAAACATTATTAGGCTACGCGCCAGAATTCGATATTAATGCCGGTCTAAAAGAAGCGGTATCTTGGTATTGGGAAAACTTATAA
- the aroB gene encoding 3-dehydroquinate synthase, with product MDSISTKNCTIHFNNTCYSSLNKHLKDNNFSKIFILVDENTHELCLPLFLEKMETTAVIEIMEIESGEINKTIETCVGVWNTLSELDADRKSLLINIGGGVITDLGGFVACTFKRGIAYINVPTTLLSMVDASVGGKTGVDLGHLKNQVGVISNPNLVLIDTNYLNTLEVNQMRSGLAEMLKHGLITGDDYWSKFEDLSKLSLDDLDGLIYESVIIKKNVVEEDPFENGLRKTLNFGHTLGHAIESYFLSNPNKTTLLHGEAVVVGMILACYISTELTNFPKEKTLKIKDLFLSYYGKITIEKSELPAIIELLKYDKKNHHGNINFVLLEDVGVTKIDCLVDDSVILDAFEFYAS from the coding sequence ATGGATTCTATTAGCACAAAAAACTGTACAATACATTTTAATAACACTTGTTATTCTTCACTAAACAAACACCTTAAAGATAATAATTTCTCTAAAATTTTCATCTTAGTAGATGAGAATACACATGAATTGTGTTTACCTCTTTTCTTAGAAAAAATGGAAACAACTGCTGTAATTGAAATTATGGAAATAGAATCTGGCGAGATAAACAAAACTATTGAAACGTGCGTTGGTGTATGGAATACCTTATCAGAATTGGATGCCGACCGCAAAAGTTTACTAATTAATATAGGTGGTGGCGTGATTACAGATTTAGGAGGCTTTGTAGCTTGTACCTTTAAACGCGGTATCGCTTACATAAATGTGCCAACAACCTTACTTTCTATGGTTGATGCTTCTGTTGGAGGGAAAACCGGAGTAGATTTAGGCCATTTAAAAAACCAAGTAGGTGTTATTAGTAATCCTAATTTAGTATTGATAGACACTAATTATTTAAACACATTGGAGGTAAACCAAATGCGTTCTGGACTAGCAGAAATGCTTAAACATGGTTTAATTACAGGAGATGATTATTGGAGTAAGTTTGAAGATTTATCTAAACTATCATTAGATGACTTAGATGGGTTAATTTACGAATCGGTAATTATTAAGAAAAATGTTGTTGAAGAAGATCCTTTTGAAAACGGTTTAAGAAAAACACTAAACTTTGGGCACACACTTGGACATGCTATAGAATCTTATTTTTTAAGTAACCCGAATAAAACAACGTTGCTACATGGAGAAGCTGTAGTTGTTGGAATGATATTAGCATGTTATATTTCTACAGAACTTACAAATTTCCCTAAAGAGAAAACTTTAAAAATTAAAGACCTATTCTTAAGTTACTATGGTAAAATCACTATTGAAAAAAGTGAACTTCCTGCCATCATCGAATTACTTAAATACGATAAGAAAAACCACCACGGTAACATTAACTTTGTTTTACTAGAAGATGTTGGCGTTACTAAAATAGACTGCTTAGTTGACGATAGCGTTATCTTAGATGCTTTTGAGTTTTATGCTAGCTAA
- a CDS encoding aminotransferase class I/II-fold pyridoxal phosphate-dependent enzyme yields the protein MLTKTKIYLSSPHMGGNEQKYVNDAFETNWIAPLGPNVNGFEDDIKSYLGSQNEVAVLSSGTASIHLALELIGVSKGDEVLCQSFTFSASANPIMYLGATPVFIDSEKDTWNMSPELLEIAIKDRIEKNKKPKAIVAVHLYGMPYKANEINAIAEKYDIAVVEDSAEALGSTYHDKACGTLSDFGILSFNGNKIITTSGGGALITKTKALKDKAVFLSTQARDDAPHYQHSHVGYNYRMSNVLAGIGRGQMEVLNNRVSARRANYEFYKKHLSGFNTIEFVDEPAGSYSNRWITCIKTDSFETREKIRLTLLEDDIESRPLWKPMHTQPVFKDCLHFSDGTSEDLFEKGLCLPSGSNLTNDDLNRILEIINNTPNL from the coding sequence ATGCTAACAAAAACTAAAATTTATTTGTCTTCACCACACATGGGTGGTAATGAGCAGAAGTATGTAAACGATGCTTTTGAGACAAATTGGATAGCACCTTTAGGACCAAATGTAAATGGTTTTGAAGATGATATCAAATCTTATTTAGGTTCTCAAAATGAGGTTGCGGTTCTAAGTTCTGGAACAGCATCGATTCACTTAGCTTTAGAATTAATAGGCGTATCAAAAGGCGATGAAGTATTATGCCAGAGTTTTACTTTTTCTGCATCTGCAAATCCTATTATGTATTTAGGAGCAACTCCTGTTTTTATTGATAGTGAAAAGGATACATGGAATATGTCTCCTGAATTACTTGAAATTGCCATAAAAGATAGAATAGAAAAAAATAAAAAACCAAAAGCAATTGTAGCGGTTCATTTATATGGTATGCCATATAAAGCGAATGAAATTAATGCTATTGCCGAAAAATATGACATTGCCGTTGTTGAAGATAGTGCAGAGGCTTTAGGTAGTACTTATCATGATAAAGCGTGTGGAACGCTTTCTGATTTTGGCATCTTATCTTTTAACGGAAATAAAATAATTACAACTTCTGGTGGTGGTGCTTTAATTACTAAAACAAAAGCATTAAAAGATAAAGCTGTGTTTTTATCGACACAAGCTAGAGATGATGCCCCACACTACCAACACTCTCATGTAGGTTATAATTACAGAATGAGTAATGTTTTAGCCGGAATAGGACGCGGACAAATGGAAGTTTTGAATAATAGAGTTTCTGCGAGACGTGCTAATTATGAGTTTTATAAAAAACATTTATCTGGTTTTAATACCATAGAGTTTGTAGACGAACCTGCTGGAAGTTATTCTAATAGATGGATAACCTGTATAAAAACAGACTCGTTTGAAACTCGTGAAAAAATAAGATTAACGTTGTTAGAAGACGATATTGAATCGAGACCATTATGGAAACCTATGCACACACAACCTGTTTTTAAAGATTGTTTGCATTTTTCTGACGGAACCTCAGAGGATCTTTTTGAAAAAGGATTGTGCTTGCCAAGTGGTTCGAATTTAACTAACGACGACTTAAATAGAATTTTAGAAATAATCAATAATACCCCAAACTTATGA
- a CDS encoding polysaccharide biosynthesis/export family protein: protein MAIILLCFLASSCYTRKDIVYFQDAKNFETIVETDTFKAKIKIGDILSINISTIDLDVTKPYNLVEASGGDSGGGKLIDYLVDVEGNIDYPVLGKVKLVGLTIEDAKNLLKKKFEEGDLLVNPVVMIRIKNYRISLLGGVSRPGVYPITSERISILEAIAMAGDLNINGKRTDVLVIRDFNGTKTYTQIDLTSKEVFNSPVFYLTQNDIVYVQPNKSAISSASGDSRIGLISSLVTIAATAAILLTR, encoded by the coding sequence TTGGCAATTATACTTTTATGCTTTCTAGCGTCGTCTTGTTACACTAGAAAAGATATTGTTTATTTTCAAGATGCTAAAAATTTTGAAACTATAGTTGAAACAGACACGTTTAAAGCAAAAATAAAAATAGGTGATATTTTAAGTATCAATATTTCTACCATTGATTTGGATGTTACAAAGCCTTATAATTTAGTTGAAGCCTCTGGGGGAGATTCTGGAGGTGGTAAACTTATAGATTATTTGGTGGATGTTGAAGGAAATATTGATTATCCAGTTTTAGGCAAGGTAAAATTAGTAGGCTTAACTATTGAAGATGCTAAAAACTTACTGAAGAAAAAATTTGAAGAAGGGGATTTATTAGTAAATCCTGTAGTTATGATTCGAATTAAGAATTATAGAATATCTCTTTTAGGAGGTGTTTCTAGGCCTGGTGTTTATCCAATAACTAGTGAACGTATATCTATTTTAGAAGCTATAGCTATGGCTGGTGATTTAAATATTAACGGTAAACGAACAGACGTTTTAGTGATTCGTGATTTTAACGGCACAAAAACATATACACAAATAGATTTAACGAGTAAAGAGGTGTTTAACTCACCGGTATTCTATTTAACGCAGAATGACATTGTTTATGTGCAGCCTAATAAATCTGCAATAAGTAGTGCTTCTGGAGATTCTAGAATCGGGTTGATTTCTTCATTAGTAACAATAGCAGCAACGGCTGCAATTCTATTAACTCGATAA
- a CDS encoding GumC family protein, whose translation MENTFSSSKIDQKFNLKKTIGLYTKHWFWFVLSVLIFISLTYLYLRYTIPQYQASSEVLIIEDSDEGTNDIFNELSLSSGAEDASMEDEILVFKSRKVLKNVVEDLNLNLQYFTQGVVLENEIYNRTPFEVNLMFSDSLTTDVNFNCFVNVISDTSFEYRVYEDDEPSIKEFGAPIETYFGNVVILPDADETKTYLNRDIRVQIGRVADVVEDLRGKINVTGGQEGSRILTLSLVDPIEQKAKDILNTLIEEYDAHTSEIKNRKSEGTSRLIDDRISRVFSDLENVDASIARFKIGNKVTDVGSQAGQYMTQSFQNEQQIENIRTQLKLLNYTKDRLSSSSGSFQSVPSNLGDGTISALSGQYNALLSQRENKLKSAGAKNSIVQQLDQSISNVKNNLSQNINATTRTLNIQLNSLQNQYQKVNSKISSVPGQENKLKSIERSQGIKESIYLYLLQKKEEAIISQTVTSSNVKVIDPAYSYGQVSPKGSILYMGALFLGFLIPFGFIYAKDLLDTKIHNREDLHKEIDNMSILGEVPRIAKSDKHLVERNDRSILSESFRIIRTNFDFVSRGRNVEKYNNVIFVTSTINGEGKSFFSMNMALTLASTNKKVLLIGADIRNPQIFSAIRTVEDKGTAKAGLTDYIADKSINLNSIINEHTINDIKVDILFSGKIPPNPAELLMSDRLEELFDTVAADYDYVMVDTAPSMLVTDTLLISKYAGHTFYVTRAGYTEKEILNFTKEIHADNKLNGMMLVVNDVDQSNFGYGARYGYYGAPEKKGWFSRKKA comes from the coding sequence ATGGAAAACACTTTTTCTTCATCAAAAATTGATCAAAAGTTTAACTTAAAAAAAACAATAGGACTTTATACGAAACATTGGTTTTGGTTTGTTTTATCTGTTTTAATTTTCATTTCATTAACTTATTTATACTTAAGGTATACTATTCCTCAGTATCAAGCTTCGTCTGAAGTTTTAATTATTGAGGATAGTGATGAAGGCACTAATGATATTTTCAACGAGCTATCTCTGTCATCGGGAGCCGAGGATGCTTCTATGGAAGATGAGATTTTAGTTTTTAAATCTAGAAAAGTACTTAAAAATGTAGTTGAGGATTTAAATTTGAATCTTCAATATTTCACACAAGGGGTTGTTTTAGAAAATGAGATTTATAACAGAACACCTTTTGAAGTGAATTTAATGTTTTCAGATTCTTTAACTACCGATGTCAATTTTAATTGTTTCGTAAATGTGATTTCAGACACTTCTTTTGAGTATCGTGTTTATGAAGATGATGAACCCTCAATTAAAGAATTTGGTGCTCCAATAGAAACTTATTTTGGAAACGTGGTAATTTTACCTGATGCAGATGAAACTAAAACGTATTTGAATCGTGATATTCGTGTGCAAATAGGTCGTGTTGCTGATGTTGTTGAGGATTTAAGAGGAAAGATAAATGTTACAGGTGGACAAGAAGGTTCTCGTATTTTGACATTATCATTAGTTGACCCTATAGAGCAAAAGGCTAAAGATATTTTAAATACCTTAATAGAAGAGTATGATGCCCACACTTCGGAAATAAAAAACAGAAAATCGGAGGGGACATCAAGACTTATTGATGATCGTATTTCTCGAGTGTTTTCAGATTTAGAAAACGTTGATGCTAGTATTGCTCGATTTAAAATAGGAAATAAAGTTACGGATGTTGGTTCTCAAGCAGGGCAATATATGACTCAAAGTTTTCAAAACGAGCAACAAATTGAGAACATTAGAACACAGTTGAAATTATTAAACTATACTAAAGATCGCTTATCAAGTAGTTCTGGTTCATTTCAATCTGTACCGTCAAACTTAGGAGATGGAACGATTAGTGCATTATCAGGACAATATAACGCCTTATTGAGTCAAAGAGAAAATAAGTTAAAAAGTGCTGGAGCGAAAAACTCCATTGTGCAACAGTTAGATCAATCGATATCTAATGTAAAAAACAATTTATCTCAGAATATTAATGCTACAACTAGAACTTTAAATATTCAATTAAATAGTTTACAGAACCAGTACCAAAAGGTAAACTCAAAGATTAGCTCTGTTCCTGGACAAGAGAATAAGTTAAAGTCTATTGAACGTAGTCAAGGTATTAAGGAATCTATTTACTTATATCTGTTACAGAAAAAGGAAGAGGCAATTATATCTCAAACCGTAACATCATCTAATGTAAAGGTTATTGATCCCGCTTATTCCTACGGGCAAGTTTCTCCTAAAGGTTCCATTTTATATATGGGTGCTTTATTCTTAGGGTTTTTAATTCCTTTCGGATTTATATATGCTAAAGATTTATTGGATACTAAAATTCATAATAGAGAAGACTTACATAAAGAAATTGATAATATGTCTATACTTGGCGAAGTGCCGAGAATAGCTAAAAGTGATAAACATTTAGTAGAGCGCAATGACCGTTCTATTTTATCAGAATCTTTTAGAATTATTAGAACAAACTTTGATTTTGTTAGTCGTGGTAGAAATGTAGAGAAATACAACAACGTTATATTTGTAACGTCTACAATTAATGGTGAAGGAAAGTCTTTTTTTAGTATGAATATGGCTTTAACATTGGCTAGCACGAACAAGAAAGTATTATTGATTGGGGCAGATATTAGAAATCCACAAATTTTCTCAGCGATTAGAACTGTTGAAGATAAAGGAACGGCTAAAGCTGGTTTGACTGACTATATTGCAGATAAATCAATTAATTTAAATAGTATTATTAATGAACATACTATTAACGATATAAAAGTTGATATTTTATTCTCAGGAAAAATCCCTCCAAATCCTGCAGAATTATTAATGAGCGATCGTCTTGAAGAGTTGTTTGATACTGTTGCTGCCGATTACGATTACGTAATGGTGGATACAGCACCATCTATGCTTGTAACCGATACGCTATTAATTAGTAAATATGCTGGACATACATTCTATGTAACTAGAGCAGGCTATACTGAAAAAGAGATCTTAAACTTTACTAAAGAGATTCATGCTGATAATAAATTGAACGGTATGATGCTTGTTGTAAACGATGTGGATCAGTCTAACTTCGGTTACGGAGCTAGATATGGTTACTATGGTGCGCCAGAGAAAAAAGGATGGTTTAGCAGAAAAAAAGCTTAA